Proteins encoded together in one Benincasa hispida cultivar B227 chromosome 1, ASM972705v1, whole genome shotgun sequence window:
- the LOC120069123 gene encoding putative expansin-B2 translates to MGHFLFFVAILSVSVTPSFCFHPKSFNVSKYQSYDLDWSSAVATWYGPADGAGSDGGSCGYGKAVEQPPFSSLIAAGGPSLYKSGKACGACYQVKCSGEGACSGNPVTVVITDSCPGGSCASDSVHFDLSGTAFGAMAATGRADELRSLGVLHIQHKRVECNYPGTSINFIVDSGSNSNYFAALIEYEDGDGELGSVELKQAVDSYSWIPMKQSWGAVWKLDYGSALQAPFSLRLTALDSGKTVVANNVIPAGWQPGQSYRSVVNFDT, encoded by the exons atgggacatttccttttctttgtcGCCATTCTCTCTGTTTCAGTTACCCCTTCCTTTTGCTTTCATCCAAAATCCTTCAATGTTTCCAAGTATCAGTCCTATGACTTAGATTGGTCCTCGGCTGTGGCCACCTGGTATGGTCCCGCTGACGGTGCCGGAAGCGATG GAGGCTCGTGTGGGTATGGAAAAGCGGTGGAGCAACCGCCATTTTCGTCGTTAATTGCGGCGGGAGGCCCTTCTTTGTACAAATCTGGCAAAGCTTGTGGAGCTTGTTATCAGGTGAAGTGCTCTGGAGAAGGCGCGTGCTCAGGGAATCCAGTGACGGTGGTTATAACTGATAGTTGTCCCGGCGGCTCCTGTGCTTCTGACTCCGTCCACTTTGACCTAAGCGGCACTGCTTTTGGTGCTATGGCTGCAACTGGCCGGGCCGATGAACTTCGCAGTCTCGGTGTTTTGCACATACAACATAAAAG GGTGGAATGCAATTATCCGGGAACGTCGATCAACTTCATCGTGGACTCAGGGTCGAACTCAAACTATTTCGCAGCTCTGATAGaatatgaagatggagatggggAGCTTGGTTCAGTGGAGCTGAAACAGGCGGTGGACTCGTACTCATGGATTCCAATGAAGCAGTCATGGGGTGCAGTTTGGAAACTGGACTATGGCTCAGCCCTTCAAGCTCCCTTCTCCCTCAGACTCACCGCCCTCGACTCCGGTAAGACCGTGGTCGCTAACAACGTGATTCCCGCCGGGTGGCAGCCTGGGCAGAGTTATAGATCAGTGGTCAACTTcgatacttaa
- the LOC120092028 gene encoding uncharacterized protein LOC120092028 — protein sequence MAALILDHQKPNLKHFCKICKKGFGCGRALGGHMRAHGIVSDDSPSPSNILDGDDPDPDPDFPHNHHHHHHSWDDHHNKPINRRMYALRTNPNRLKTCRVCHNCGKEFFSWKSFLEHGKCTISDDPDDSILSSPPYSDDDDDDEDECTATPRRASGSNNNNWSKRKRSLRVKVGSPASNEEEDLANCLMMLSNGRVVEPMLMEGDAEAEAEAEESCASASKDDHHLLLQQQQDHNHHRNYNYNNNNNNIRKPINFIPPISYRLPDTEEENNNNKAKGTVGAGKGMFECKACKKVFNSHQALGGHRASHKKVKGCFAARLDHMDLDARENDDVYEDSLFPTKTNHNSSSSAFHYENPMASVSKRKTKVHECSICHRIFSSGQALGGHKRCHWITSNAAAAAAAAEAPKFHDKRVVTPAPANFNSITANSQLVLPLDLKLDLNLPAPADEVRRPAFEVSTEIHLQSWACTNDKAEENECDEEEQKQGRENKMMMKNEEENKGNKNSNIVNNEDVEEEAESKVKLAKLSELKDMNMSAGNSSPWLQVGIASTTHVVTPDP from the coding sequence ATGGCAGCTTTGATTTTGGACCACCAAAAGCCCAACTTGAAGCATTTCTGTAAAATTTGCAAAAAGGGATTTGGTTGTGGCAGAGCCCTTGGTGGTCACATGAGGGCTCACGGCATTGTTTCTGACGACTCACCATCACCTTCCAATATTCTTGACGGCGACGATCCTGATCCCGATCCTGATTTTCCTCataatcatcatcatcatcatcattcttGGGACGACCACCATAATAAACCCATTAACCGCCGTATGTACGCCCTTCGGACTAACCCCAATCGCCTCAAGACATGCCGCGTTTGCCACAATTGCGGCAAGGAGTTCTTCTCTTGGAAATCCTTCCTCGAACACGGCAAATGCACCATCTCCGACGACCCCGACGACTCCATTCTCTCCTCCCCGCCTTACTCcgacgacgacgacgacgacgaaGATGAATGCACCGCCACCCCCCGTAGAGCCTCCGGcagcaataataataattggtCCAAGCGGaagagatcgttgagagtgaagGTCGGCTCCCCAGCTTCCAACGAAGAGGAAGACCTTGCGAATTGCCTGATGATGCTGTCGAATGGGCGGGTGGTGGAGCCGATGTTGATGGAGGGGGACGCAGAGGCAGAGGCGGAGGCAGAGGAATCTTGCGCTTCCGCCAGCAAGGATGATCATCACCTTCTTCTTCAGCAGCAACAGGATCATAACCATCATAGAAATTATAattacaataacaataataacaacattAGGAAACCCATAAACTTCATACCCCCAATTTCGTACAGACTTCCGGATACAGAGGAAgagaacaacaacaacaaggCGAAAGGAACAGTGGGGGCCGGGAAGGGAATGTTCGAATGCAAAGCGTGTAAGAAAGTATTCAATTCCCATCAAGCTTTGGGTGGCCATCGGGCTAGCCATAAGAAAGTCAAGGGCTGCTTCGCCGCACGCCTCGATCACATGGACCTTGACGCTCGTGAAAACGACGACGTTTATGAGGACTCTCTTTTCCCCActaaaaccaaccacaattCCTCCTCCTCTGCCTTCCACTACGAAAACCCCATGGCCTCTGTTTCCAAAAGGAAGACCAAAGTCCATGAATGCTCCATTTGTCACCGAATCTTCTCTTCCGGACAGGCTTTGGGTGGTCACAAGCGTTGCCATTGGATCACCTCCAATGCCGCCGCCGCTGCTGCCGCAGCCGAGGCTCCAAAGTTTCACGACAAAAGGGTCGTGACCCCGGCTCCGGctaatttcaattcaattacaGCTAATTCACAACTTGTCCTCCCATTGGACCTGAAGTTGGATCTCAACCTCCCCGCTCCCGCCGACGAGGTTCGGAGACCGGCGTTCGAGGTGTCGACGGAGATTCACTTGCAGTCGTGGGCGTGTACAAACGACAAGGCGGAGGAAAATGAATGCGATGAAGAAGAGCAGAAACAGGGGAGGGAGAACAAAATGATGatgaagaatgaagaagaaaacaagGGAAACAAGAACAGCAACATTGTGAATAATGAGGATGTGGAGGAAGAGGCGGAGAGTAAGGTGAAATTAGCAAAACTTAGTGAGCTAAAGGATATGAACATGAGTGCAGGGAATTCTTCGCCATGGTTGCAGGTGGGAATTGCTTCAACAACTCATGTCGTCACACCTGATCCTTGA